One part of the Bdellovibrio sp. KM01 genome encodes these proteins:
- a CDS encoding DUF4288 domain-containing protein encodes MKNKKWFAVKTLYVTRAVGKSTAKGKAPFAELLEERVVLFQAANAGAAVKAAEKDAKEYSQYTYANFEGQAVRTEYLNACDVFELYETLESGVELFASTEVLTKKASKNDLIARRLGKLETNSTIKMRKRFMSKELSAYI; translated from the coding sequence ATGAAAAACAAAAAATGGTTCGCTGTTAAAACTCTGTATGTTACTCGCGCAGTTGGTAAAAGCACTGCTAAAGGCAAAGCTCCTTTCGCAGAATTGCTTGAAGAGCGCGTGGTATTGTTCCAGGCAGCGAATGCAGGTGCCGCAGTCAAGGCAGCTGAAAAAGATGCGAAAGAATACAGCCAGTACACTTATGCGAACTTCGAAGGCCAAGCTGTTCGCACTGAGTACTTGAATGCTTGTGACGTTTTTGAATTGTACGAAACTTTGGAAAGCGGCGTTGAGTTGTTCGCATCCACTGAAGTTTTGACTAAGAAAGCTTCTAAAAACGATTTGATCGCCCGCCGTCTGGGTAAACTTGAAACAAACAGCACAATCAAAATGCGCAAACGTTTCATGAGTAAAGAATTGAGCGCTTATATCTAG
- a CDS encoding peroxiredoxin, producing MAAKIELGKKVPAFKIPSSSGETFALSSLKGKKIVLYFYPKDSTPGCTTESIEFNELLPKFKKENTEIVGVSRDSLKSHDKFICKYDFKFQLLSDEEEELCAIFDVIKEKNMYGKKVMGIERSTFVIDEDGKLVGEFRKIKAEGHAAEMLKFVKSLKD from the coding sequence GTGGCCGCTAAAATTGAATTGGGTAAAAAAGTTCCCGCATTTAAAATTCCTTCTTCCAGCGGAGAGACCTTTGCATTGTCTTCATTGAAAGGGAAAAAGATCGTTCTGTATTTTTACCCGAAAGACAGCACACCTGGCTGCACGACGGAATCAATTGAATTCAACGAGCTTTTGCCAAAGTTCAAAAAAGAAAACACTGAGATTGTCGGTGTTTCTCGCGATAGCTTGAAATCTCACGATAAATTCATCTGCAAGTATGACTTTAAGTTTCAGCTTTTGTCTGATGAAGAAGAAGAACTTTGCGCAATCTTTGATGTGATCAAAGAAAAGAACATGTACGGAAAAAAAGTGATGGGCATCGAGCGCAGCACGTTCGTGATCGACGAAGACGGTAAGCTTGTGGGCGAGTTCCGTAAAATCAAAGCGGAAGGTCATGCGGCGGAAATGCTAAAGTTTGTTAAGTCGCTTAAAGACTAA
- a CDS encoding AMP-binding protein translates to MEKIWLKNYPAGIGPEIDPNEYQSLTDIYDEAVRKFSSRKAFTNMGVSLTFAELDQKVNNFASFLQNELKLKKGDRIAIQMPNLLQFPVAAFAALRVGLTIVNTNPLYTAHEMQHQFKDSGAKAIVIMANFASHLQAIIKDTQIESVVITELADLFPTPKRILVNSVVKYIKKMVPKYDIPQAYTFRQALELGAMRPHQNVKTNHEDLAFLQYTGGTTGVAKGAMLTHKNVISNMMQIREWMRPKLEEGREIAIAALPLYHIFALTVNCLALLKMGAENILITNPKDIPGFIKELKARPFSVVSGVNTLFNALMNNPEFATIDFKSVRVSVAGAMTLQKPVTEKWIKMTNSVIVEGYGLTEASPVVSCNPIDGTDRVGTIGLPMPSTDVKLIDDEGNEVKPGEAGELCAKGPQVMRGYWNRPKETAEVLSADGWLKTGDVATVDPDGFFKIVDRKKDMILVSGFNVYPNEVEEVIASHPGVLEVAAIGVPDEHSGEIVKVVIVKKDPNLTPEDVIAHARKSLTGYKIPKLVEFRSELPKTNVGKILRRALRDPK, encoded by the coding sequence ATGGAAAAGATTTGGCTCAAGAATTACCCTGCAGGAATTGGCCCTGAAATTGACCCAAACGAGTACCAATCTCTGACTGACATTTACGACGAAGCCGTTCGTAAGTTTTCCTCCAGAAAAGCTTTCACCAATATGGGTGTCAGCCTTACGTTTGCGGAGCTGGACCAAAAAGTAAATAACTTCGCTTCTTTCCTGCAAAACGAATTGAAATTAAAAAAAGGCGATCGCATTGCGATTCAAATGCCAAACTTATTACAGTTCCCCGTGGCAGCCTTCGCCGCTCTTCGCGTGGGTCTCACAATTGTGAACACCAACCCGCTTTACACAGCTCATGAAATGCAACATCAGTTCAAAGACTCGGGAGCAAAAGCGATCGTGATCATGGCGAACTTTGCAAGTCATCTGCAAGCCATCATCAAAGACACGCAAATTGAAAGCGTTGTGATCACAGAGCTTGCGGATCTGTTCCCAACTCCGAAAAGAATTTTGGTGAACTCCGTTGTGAAGTACATCAAAAAAATGGTTCCTAAATACGACATCCCCCAAGCCTACACCTTCCGTCAGGCTTTGGAATTGGGAGCGATGCGCCCGCACCAAAACGTTAAAACAAATCACGAAGACTTGGCTTTCCTTCAATACACGGGTGGAACTACGGGTGTTGCCAAAGGCGCCATGCTGACTCACAAAAACGTGATCTCAAACATGATGCAAATCCGCGAGTGGATGAGACCAAAATTGGAAGAAGGCCGCGAAATCGCAATCGCCGCCCTGCCACTTTATCATATCTTTGCTTTGACGGTGAACTGCTTGGCTCTTTTGAAAATGGGCGCAGAAAACATCCTGATCACAAATCCAAAAGACATCCCAGGCTTTATCAAAGAATTGAAAGCCCGACCTTTCTCTGTGGTTTCGGGGGTTAACACATTGTTCAACGCTTTGATGAACAATCCAGAATTCGCAACGATTGATTTCAAATCTGTGCGCGTGAGTGTGGCTGGTGCCATGACTTTGCAAAAACCCGTGACTGAAAAATGGATCAAGATGACGAACTCTGTGATCGTTGAAGGTTACGGTTTAACGGAAGCATCTCCGGTGGTTTCCTGCAACCCGATCGACGGCACGGACCGTGTGGGCACAATTGGTCTACCAATGCCAAGCACCGACGTAAAACTGATCGATGACGAAGGCAATGAAGTGAAACCAGGTGAAGCCGGCGAACTTTGCGCTAAAGGGCCGCAAGTGATGAGAGGCTATTGGAATCGTCCCAAGGAAACTGCAGAAGTCCTTTCCGCGGATGGCTGGTTAAAAACTGGTGACGTCGCGACAGTGGACCCAGATGGATTCTTTAAAATCGTCGATCGCAAAAAAGACATGATCCTGGTTTCAGGCTTTAACGTTTATCCAAATGAAGTTGAAGAAGTGATCGCATCCCACCCTGGCGTGCTCGAAGTAGCAGCCATCGGCGTTCCAGACGAACACTCTGGTGAAATCGTAAAAGTGGTGATCGTTAAAAAAGATCCAAACCTAACCCCAGAAGATGTGATCGCTCACGCAAGAAAAAGCCTGACTGGCTACAAGATCCCCAAATTGGTTGAGTTCAGATCAGAACTCCCAAAAACAAACGTCGGCAAAATCCTACGCCGCGCCCTCCGCGATCCCAAATAG
- a CDS encoding high-potential iron-sulfur protein encodes MNRRGFFKTLASVAGVAVIAPTLLRAFSSEAQAQEKRRGAAPSGGAAAGGAMPMVDPNDSVAKAVKYVEDHKKSPEAKGNHCATCGFYGKKDADKGTCTIFAGKLVKANGWCASWNKKA; translated from the coding sequence ATGAACCGTCGTGGATTTTTCAAAACACTAGCATCCGTAGCCGGAGTGGCAGTTATCGCTCCAACACTTTTGCGCGCTTTCTCTTCTGAAGCTCAAGCTCAGGAGAAAAGAAGAGGCGCTGCCCCTTCTGGTGGAGCAGCAGCTGGCGGCGCTATGCCGATGGTGGATCCCAATGACTCTGTAGCAAAAGCTGTGAAATACGTTGAAGATCACAAAAAATCACCTGAAGCAAAGGGCAACCACTGCGCAACTTGCGGTTTCTACGGCAAGAAAGACGCGGACAAAGGCACTTGCACAATCTTCGCTGGCAAATTGGTTAAAGCGAATGGCTGGTGTGCATCCTGGAACAAAAAAGCTTAG
- a CDS encoding MerC domain-containing protein, with translation MDEQILNGKPVFKAVEAASGTDLKSSFAMNPNAAACCDVDHSQHDQFADETDIWDKLGMFLSTLCAIHCLVTPLLILALPMMGEAFESHWVHLSMAAVILPIGLFAFWSGYKHHRQSKVLAMGVTGLLLVCAGSLLPHEMVEVFEHDVVTILGSLLLVAAHWLNRKACQCEAHAH, from the coding sequence GTGGACGAGCAAATTTTAAACGGAAAACCAGTTTTTAAAGCAGTGGAAGCTGCGTCTGGCACTGATCTAAAATCTTCCTTCGCGATGAATCCAAACGCAGCCGCGTGCTGCGATGTCGATCACTCTCAACATGACCAATTCGCTGATGAAACAGATATCTGGGATAAATTGGGAATGTTTCTTTCGACGTTGTGTGCGATTCACTGTTTGGTGACGCCACTTTTAATTTTGGCTTTGCCTATGATGGGCGAGGCGTTTGAGTCTCACTGGGTGCATCTGTCGATGGCCGCGGTGATTTTACCGATCGGGTTGTTTGCGTTTTGGTCGGGCTATAAACATCATCGTCAAAGCAAAGTATTAGCGATGGGCGTGACGGGATTGTTGCTTGTTTGTGCAGGATCGCTTCTGCCTCACGAGATGGTTGAGGTATTCGAGCACGATGTCGTGACGATCCTGGGAAGTCTTCTTTTGGTGGCGGCCCACTGGTTGAATCGTAAAGCCTGTCAGTGCGAAGCGCACGCTCACTAA
- a CDS encoding protein adenylyltransferase SelO family protein, with amino-acid sequence MSTHQPPPIYELGPEFYDEVQPASFPKAQLRYRNQAAAESIGLGHLTESEWKSYFADFKPMPGNLVTALALRYHGHQFRSYNPQIGDGRGFLYAQFLVQEKLYDLGTKGSGRTPYSRTGDGRLTLKGAFREILATELLEAYGVNTSKTFSVFETAEELERHDEPSPTRAGVLVRLNHSHIRYGTFQRLAFLKETENIVKLVDYCCRHYYPELLQYQGEERAAAFLQAVCRNAARTTAEWMLAGFVHGVLNTDNMNITGESFDYGPYRFMPQYDPAFTAAYFDQSGLYAYGRQPTSVLWNLHQLGFALKVGYPNLPYEELLEEFADDFNFESRRIFMHRLNIKNPLQDERASLEMDQEMMMNFFKFLSEAQPLFEQTFFDLHSGVNEDRLRDSVQSATYSHPSFADLKKNLEFYEVLNEEKTAHPYFKNNKCCSLIIDELESIWAPIAENDDWTLFDKKLQDIRAIKGIY; translated from the coding sequence ATGAGCACTCACCAGCCGCCTCCTATATATGAATTGGGACCCGAATTTTATGACGAGGTCCAGCCTGCAAGTTTCCCGAAAGCTCAACTGCGCTATCGCAATCAGGCAGCGGCGGAATCTATCGGCCTGGGACATTTAACGGAATCAGAGTGGAAATCTTATTTCGCGGATTTCAAACCGATGCCAGGAAATTTAGTGACGGCCCTGGCTCTGCGCTATCACGGACATCAATTTCGCTCGTACAATCCACAAATTGGAGATGGCCGAGGCTTTTTATATGCGCAGTTTTTAGTTCAAGAAAAACTTTATGATCTGGGCACAAAGGGCAGCGGACGCACGCCGTATTCGCGCACTGGCGATGGCCGACTGACACTGAAAGGTGCCTTTCGCGAAATTCTCGCAACCGAACTTTTGGAAGCTTATGGTGTGAACACCAGCAAAACTTTTTCCGTGTTTGAAACGGCCGAAGAATTGGAACGACACGATGAACCGTCACCCACCCGCGCTGGCGTTTTAGTGCGATTAAATCACAGTCACATTCGCTACGGAACTTTTCAGCGTCTGGCATTCTTGAAAGAGACCGAAAATATCGTAAAGCTCGTGGATTACTGTTGTCGCCATTACTATCCAGAACTTTTGCAATATCAGGGCGAAGAAAGAGCCGCCGCATTTCTCCAGGCGGTTTGCAGAAATGCGGCACGCACCACTGCGGAATGGATGCTTGCCGGATTTGTTCATGGCGTTTTAAATACCGACAATATGAACATTACGGGTGAGTCGTTTGACTATGGTCCGTATCGCTTTATGCCACAATACGATCCTGCCTTCACCGCTGCGTATTTCGATCAAAGCGGTTTGTATGCTTACGGCCGCCAGCCCACTTCGGTGTTGTGGAATTTGCATCAATTGGGATTCGCTTTAAAAGTCGGATATCCGAATCTGCCATATGAAGAATTACTTGAAGAGTTTGCCGATGACTTTAACTTTGAAAGTCGCCGAATTTTCATGCATCGCTTAAACATCAAGAATCCACTTCAGGATGAACGCGCTTCCTTGGAGATGGATCAAGAGATGATGATGAACTTCTTTAAGTTTTTAAGCGAAGCTCAACCGTTGTTTGAGCAAACGTTCTTTGATCTGCATTCAGGGGTCAACGAAGATCGTCTGCGCGACTCCGTACAAAGTGCCACTTATTCTCATCCAAGTTTTGCAGATTTAAAAAAGAATTTAGAATTCTATGAAGTCTTAAATGAAGAAAAGACCGCGCACCCGTATTTCAAAAATAACAAGTGCTGCTCGTTGATCATCGACGAATTAGAATCCATCTGGGCCCCCATCGCCGAAAATGACGACTGGACCCTGTTCGATAAAAAACTTCAAGACATCCGCGCGATCAAAGGCATTTATTAG